A single window of Streptomyces sudanensis DNA harbors:
- a CDS encoding FBP domain-containing protein, with protein MEPLSEKQIRASFVNCSKGDAARLRLPADFADLPWGDLDFLGWRDPGAPLRAHVVLPPDAVPGADGPVGIGLRVPEKARTSAVKSSLCRICLTGHASSGVTLLAAPRAGASGRDGNTVGTYVCSDLACSLYVRGRRQPSLRTRHEESLGVEERIDRLRANLLAFVENVLLPSAP; from the coding sequence GTGGAACCCCTCTCCGAGAAACAGATCCGCGCGTCCTTCGTGAACTGCTCCAAGGGCGACGCGGCCCGCCTCAGGCTGCCGGCCGACTTCGCCGACCTCCCCTGGGGCGACCTGGACTTCCTCGGCTGGCGCGACCCCGGCGCCCCCTTGCGCGCACACGTCGTCCTCCCGCCGGACGCCGTGCCCGGCGCGGACGGCCCGGTGGGGATCGGCCTGCGGGTGCCGGAGAAGGCCCGTACCAGTGCCGTGAAGTCGAGCCTGTGCCGGATCTGCCTCACCGGGCACGCCTCCTCCGGCGTCACGCTGCTCGCCGCGCCGCGCGCCGGCGCCTCCGGCCGCGACGGCAACACCGTCGGCACCTACGTCTGCTCCGACCTCGCCTGCTCGCTGTACGTGCGCGGACGGCGGCAGCCCTCGCTCCGCACCCGCCACGAGGAGTCGCTCGGGGTGGAGGAGCGGATCGACCGGCTGCGGGCCAACCTCCTCGCGTTCGTGGAGAACGTCCTGCTGCCGTCCGCCCCGTGA
- the cobN gene encoding cobaltochelatase subunit CobN gives MILLLSHSDTDLLSARAAGGPVEYRFANPARLPVDELPGLLDGADLVVVRLLGGLRAWEEGIDLLRAQDRPVVFLTGEQAPDAQLMAASTVPIGVATEAHAYLAHGGPDNLEQLARFLSDTVLLTGHGFDPPAAAPTWGPLERTPRTTDGPTVAVLYYRAHHMSGNTAFVGALCDAVEDAGGRALPLYVASLRAPEPELLDRLRGADAIVTTVLAAGGTKPAEAQAGGDEEAWDAGALAALDVPVLQALCLTGSRADWEGNDEGLSPLDAANQVAVPEFDGRLITVPFSFKEIDEDGLPAYVPDPERAARVAGIAVRHARLRHIPNAEKRLALVLSAYPTKHSRIGNAVGLDTPASAVALLRRLREEGYDFGDEEVPGLASGDGDELIYALIEAGGHDQDWLTEEQLARNPVRIPAADYRRWFATLPEELRSAVEEHWGPPPGEMFLDRSRNPEGDIVLAALRRGNLLVLIQPPRGFGENPIAIYHDPDLPPSHHYLAAYRWIATPASDGGFGADAMVHLGKHGNLEWLPGKNAGLSAACGPDAALGDLPLVYPFLVNDPGEGTQAKRRAHATLIDHLVPPMARADSYGDIARLEQLLDEYAQISSMDPAKLPAIRAQIWTLIQAARLDHDLGLEDRPDDDGFDDFLLHVDGWLCEVKDAQIRDGLHVLGTAPTGPERVNLVLSILRARQIWGGTQALPGLREALGLDESAATRTTADEAEAKARALVEAMEAAGWDPAAVAGVAEGHGEQVAAVLDFAARQVVPRLDGTTAELDHAVHALNGGFVPAGPSGSPLRGLVNVLPTGRNFYSVDPKAVPSRLAWETGQALADSLLERYRADNGEWPTSVGLSLWGTSAMRTSGDDVAEALALLGVRPVWDDASRRVNGLEPIPLAELGRPRVDVTLRISGFFRDAFPHTIGLLDDAVRLVASLDEPETENFVRAHAQADLAEHGDERRATTRIFGSRPGTYGAGILQLIDSRDWRTDADLAEVYTVWGGFAYGRGLDGRPAREEMETAYRRIAVAAKNTDTREHDIADSDDYFQYHGGMVATVRALRGTAPEAYIGDSTRPETVRTRTLVEETSRVFRARVVNPRWIEAMRRHGYKGAFELAATVDYLFGYDATTGVVADWMYDKLAETYVLDPENRAFLQEANPWALHGIAERLLEAESRGMWAKPDPRILEELKQAYLETEGDLEGGDDQ, from the coding sequence GTGATCCTGCTGCTGTCGCACTCCGACACCGACCTGCTGAGCGCCCGCGCGGCCGGCGGTCCGGTCGAGTACCGGTTCGCCAACCCCGCACGCCTCCCCGTCGACGAACTGCCCGGTCTGCTCGACGGCGCCGACCTCGTCGTCGTGCGCCTCCTCGGCGGGCTGCGGGCCTGGGAGGAGGGCATCGACCTGCTCCGCGCCCAGGACCGCCCCGTCGTCTTCCTCACCGGCGAACAGGCGCCGGACGCGCAGCTGATGGCGGCGTCCACCGTCCCCATCGGCGTCGCCACCGAGGCGCACGCCTACCTCGCCCACGGCGGCCCGGACAACCTGGAGCAGCTCGCCCGGTTCCTCTCCGACACGGTCCTGCTCACCGGCCACGGCTTCGACCCGCCGGCCGCCGCCCCCACCTGGGGCCCCCTGGAGCGCACCCCCCGCACCACCGACGGCCCGACCGTCGCCGTGCTCTACTACCGCGCCCACCACATGAGCGGCAACACCGCCTTCGTCGGCGCCCTGTGCGACGCCGTCGAGGACGCCGGCGGCCGCGCCCTGCCGCTGTACGTCGCGTCCCTGCGCGCCCCCGAGCCGGAGCTGCTCGACCGGCTGCGCGGCGCCGACGCGATCGTCACCACCGTTCTCGCCGCCGGCGGCACCAAGCCCGCCGAGGCCCAGGCCGGGGGCGACGAGGAGGCGTGGGACGCGGGCGCGCTCGCCGCCCTCGACGTGCCCGTCCTCCAGGCGCTGTGCCTCACCGGGTCGCGCGCCGACTGGGAGGGGAACGACGAGGGCCTGTCCCCGCTCGACGCGGCCAACCAGGTCGCCGTCCCCGAGTTCGACGGGCGGCTCATCACCGTGCCGTTCTCCTTCAAGGAGATCGACGAGGACGGCCTGCCCGCGTACGTCCCCGACCCCGAGCGCGCGGCCCGCGTCGCCGGGATCGCCGTCCGCCACGCCCGGCTGCGGCACATCCCGAACGCCGAGAAGCGCCTGGCACTGGTCCTCTCCGCGTACCCGACGAAGCACTCCCGCATCGGCAACGCCGTCGGCCTCGACACGCCCGCCTCCGCCGTCGCCCTGCTGCGCCGGCTGCGCGAGGAGGGGTACGACTTCGGCGACGAGGAGGTGCCGGGCCTCGCGTCCGGCGACGGCGACGAGCTGATCTACGCGCTCATCGAGGCCGGCGGCCACGATCAGGACTGGCTCACCGAGGAGCAGCTCGCCCGCAACCCGGTCCGCATCCCGGCCGCCGACTACCGGCGCTGGTTCGCGACCCTGCCGGAGGAGCTGCGCTCGGCCGTCGAGGAGCACTGGGGCCCGCCGCCCGGCGAGATGTTCCTCGACCGGTCCCGCAACCCCGAGGGCGACATCGTCCTCGCCGCGCTGCGCCGCGGGAACCTGCTGGTCCTCATCCAGCCGCCGCGCGGCTTCGGCGAGAACCCGATCGCGATCTACCACGACCCGGACCTGCCGCCCTCCCACCACTACCTGGCCGCCTACCGCTGGATCGCCACCCCCGCGTCGGACGGCGGCTTCGGCGCCGACGCCATGGTCCACCTCGGCAAGCACGGCAACCTGGAGTGGCTGCCCGGCAAGAACGCCGGCCTGTCCGCCGCCTGCGGCCCCGACGCGGCCCTCGGCGACCTGCCGCTGGTCTACCCCTTCCTCGTCAACGACCCGGGCGAGGGCACCCAGGCCAAGCGCCGCGCCCACGCCACGCTGATCGACCACCTGGTGCCGCCGATGGCCCGCGCCGACTCGTACGGCGACATCGCGCGCCTGGAGCAGCTGCTCGACGAGTACGCGCAGATCTCCTCCATGGACCCGGCGAAGCTGCCCGCCATCCGCGCGCAGATCTGGACCCTCATCCAGGCCGCCCGCCTCGACCACGACCTCGGCCTGGAGGACCGGCCCGACGACGACGGGTTCGACGACTTCCTCCTGCACGTCGACGGCTGGCTGTGCGAGGTGAAGGACGCGCAGATCCGCGACGGCCTGCACGTCCTCGGTACCGCCCCGACCGGGCCCGAGCGGGTCAACCTGGTCCTGTCCATCCTGCGCGCCCGCCAGATCTGGGGCGGCACGCAGGCCCTGCCCGGCCTGCGCGAGGCGCTCGGCCTGGACGAGTCCGCCGCGACCCGCACCACCGCCGACGAGGCCGAGGCGAAGGCCCGTGCCCTGGTGGAGGCCATGGAGGCCGCCGGCTGGGACCCGGCCGCGGTGGCCGGTGTGGCGGAGGGGCACGGCGAGCAGGTCGCCGCCGTCCTCGACTTCGCCGCCCGGCAGGTCGTGCCGCGCCTCGACGGGACGACCGCCGAGCTGGACCACGCCGTGCACGCGCTGAACGGCGGCTTCGTGCCCGCCGGCCCCTCCGGATCCCCGCTGCGCGGCCTGGTCAACGTCCTGCCGACCGGACGGAACTTCTACTCCGTCGACCCCAAGGCCGTCCCCTCGCGCCTCGCCTGGGAGACCGGGCAGGCCCTCGCCGACTCGCTGCTGGAGCGGTACCGCGCCGACAACGGCGAGTGGCCCACCTCGGTCGGCCTGTCGCTGTGGGGCACCAGCGCGATGCGCACCAGCGGCGACGACGTCGCGGAGGCGCTCGCCCTGCTGGGCGTCCGCCCCGTCTGGGACGACGCCTCGCGCCGGGTCAACGGCCTGGAGCCGATCCCGCTCGCCGAGCTCGGCCGCCCCCGCGTCGACGTGACGCTGCGCATCTCCGGCTTCTTCCGCGACGCGTTCCCGCACACGATCGGGCTGCTGGACGACGCGGTGCGGCTCGTCGCCTCGCTGGACGAGCCGGAGACGGAGAACTTCGTCCGCGCCCACGCGCAGGCCGACCTGGCCGAGCACGGCGACGAGCGGCGCGCCACCACCCGCATCTTCGGCTCCCGCCCCGGCACGTACGGCGCCGGCATCCTCCAGCTGATCGACTCCCGCGACTGGCGCACCGACGCGGACCTCGCCGAGGTGTACACGGTGTGGGGCGGCTTCGCGTACGGCCGCGGCCTGGACGGGCGGCCCGCGCGCGAGGAGATGGAGACGGCGTACCGGCGGATCGCCGTGGCCGCGAAGAACACGGACACGCGCGAGCACGACATCGCGGACTCCGACGACTACTTCCAGTACCACGGCGGCATGGTCGCCACCGTCCGCGCGCTGCGCGGCACGGCGCCCGAGGCGTACATCGGCGACTCCACCCGCCCGGAGACGGTGCGCACGCGGACGCTGGTCGAGGAGACGTCCCGGGTGTTCCGCGCCCGCGTCGTCAACCCCCGCTGGATCGAGGCGATGCGCCGCCACGGCTACAAGGGCGCCTTCGAGCTGGCCGCCACCGTCGACTACCTCTTCGGGTACGACGCCACGACCGGTGTCGTCGCCGACTGGATGTACGACAAGCTGGCCGAGACGTACGTCCTCGACCCGGAGAACCGCGCCTTCCTGCAGGAGGCCAACCCGTGGGCCCTGCACGGCATCGCGGAGCGGCTCCTGGAGGCCGAGTCCCGCGGCATGTGGGCCAAGCCGGACCCGCGGATCCTGGAGGAGCTGAAGCAGGCGTACCTGGAGACCGAGGGCGACCTGGAGGGCGGGGACGACCAGTAG
- a CDS encoding precorrin-8X methylmutase, whose product MSGSTVFDYEKDGAEIYRQSFATIRAEADLAGLPADVSQVAVRMIHACGMVDLVRDLAYTPEVVSRARAALRSGAPILCDAQMVASGVTRKRLPADNEVVCTLSDPSVPDLAAELGTTRSAAALELWRDRLEGAVVAIGNAPTALFRLLEMVRDGAPRPAAVLGIPVGFIGAAESKDALAASDLDHIVVRGRRGGSAMAAAAVNAIASEAE is encoded by the coding sequence ATGAGCGGGAGCACAGTGTTCGACTACGAGAAGGACGGCGCGGAGATCTACCGCCAGTCCTTTGCCACGATCCGCGCCGAAGCGGATCTCGCGGGGCTGCCCGCCGACGTCAGCCAGGTCGCCGTGCGGATGATCCACGCCTGCGGCATGGTCGACCTCGTCCGGGACCTCGCCTACACGCCGGAGGTCGTCTCCCGCGCCCGCGCCGCGCTCCGCTCGGGCGCGCCGATCCTGTGCGACGCGCAGATGGTCGCCAGCGGCGTCACCCGCAAGCGGCTCCCCGCCGACAACGAGGTGGTCTGCACCCTCTCGGACCCGTCCGTACCGGACCTCGCCGCCGAACTGGGCACGACGCGCAGCGCGGCGGCCCTGGAGCTGTGGCGCGACCGGCTGGAGGGCGCGGTCGTGGCGATCGGCAACGCGCCCACCGCCCTGTTCCGGCTGCTGGAGATGGTCCGCGACGGCGCGCCCCGCCCGGCGGCGGTGCTCGGCATACCGGTCGGGTTCATCGGCGCCGCCGAGTCCAAGGACGCCCTGGCCGCCTCCGACCTCGACCACATCGTCGTACGGGGCCGGCGCGGCGGCAGCGCCATGGCCGCCGCGGCGGTCAACGCGATCGCGAGCGAGGCGGAATGA
- a CDS encoding precorrin-2 C(20)-methyltransferase → MSARVSRETVDGTAGAGKLYGVGLGPGDPSLMTLRAVEAIRRADVVAYHCARHGRSIARSIAAEHIREDHVEERLVYPLTVETTDHPGGYRGALNDFYEEASARLAAHLDAGRTVAVLAEGDPLFYGSYQHMHKRLAHRYETEVVPGVTSVSAAAATIGKPLVEAEETLTIIPGTLPEDELTARLAAADSAVVMKLGRTFPAVRRALERTGRLADAHYVERATMEGRRTAALADVDSGSVPYFSVAVLPSRVDTGPAEPERGEVVVVGTGPAGPQWLTPESRGALASATDLVGYTTYLERVPVRPGQLRHGSDNKVEAERAEFALDLARRGRRVAVVSGGDPGVFAMATAVLEAASQERYADVPVRVLPGVTAANAAAAKAGAPLGHDYATISLSDRLKPWEVIAERLRAATAADLVLALYNPGSRSRTWQVGKARELLLELRAPDTPVVVARDVGGPEESVRVLPLADLDPAEVDMRTLLLIGSSQTQAVRRGDGATVAWTPRRYPEKPPSGT, encoded by the coding sequence ATGAGCGCGCGCGTTTCACGTGAAACCGTCGACGGGACCGCGGGGGCCGGCAAGCTCTACGGCGTCGGTCTCGGCCCGGGCGACCCGTCGCTGATGACGCTGCGGGCGGTGGAGGCCATCCGCCGGGCGGACGTCGTCGCCTACCACTGCGCCCGGCACGGCCGGTCCATCGCCCGGTCCATCGCGGCGGAGCACATCCGCGAGGACCACGTCGAGGAGCGGTTGGTCTACCCGCTCACGGTGGAGACGACGGACCATCCCGGCGGCTATCGGGGCGCGTTGAACGACTTCTACGAGGAGGCGTCGGCGCGGCTCGCCGCGCACCTCGACGCGGGCCGGACGGTGGCGGTGCTCGCCGAGGGCGACCCGCTGTTCTACGGCTCGTACCAGCACATGCACAAGCGCCTCGCCCACCGCTACGAGACCGAGGTCGTCCCGGGCGTCACCTCCGTCAGCGCCGCCGCGGCGACCATCGGCAAACCGCTGGTGGAGGCCGAGGAGACCTTGACGATCATTCCGGGCACCCTGCCCGAGGACGAACTGACGGCCCGTCTCGCGGCAGCCGACTCGGCGGTGGTGATGAAACTGGGCCGGACGTTCCCCGCGGTGCGCCGCGCCCTGGAGCGCACGGGCCGGCTCGCGGACGCCCACTACGTGGAGCGCGCCACCATGGAGGGCCGGCGCACGGCGGCCCTCGCCGACGTGGACTCCGGCTCGGTGCCGTACTTCTCGGTGGCGGTGCTGCCGTCCCGCGTCGACACCGGTCCGGCCGAGCCCGAGCGGGGCGAGGTGGTCGTCGTCGGCACCGGCCCGGCGGGCCCGCAGTGGCTGACGCCGGAGAGCCGCGGCGCGCTCGCCTCGGCGACCGACCTGGTGGGCTACACGACGTACCTGGAGCGGGTGCCGGTGCGGCCGGGCCAGCTGCGGCACGGCTCCGACAACAAGGTGGAGGCGGAGCGGGCCGAGTTCGCCCTGGACCTGGCGCGCCGCGGACGGCGCGTGGCGGTCGTCTCGGGCGGCGACCCGGGGGTGTTCGCCATGGCGACGGCGGTCCTGGAGGCCGCGTCGCAGGAACGGTACGCGGACGTGCCGGTGCGCGTCCTGCCGGGCGTGACCGCGGCCAACGCGGCCGCGGCGAAGGCGGGCGCGCCGCTGGGCCACGACTACGCCACGATCTCCCTGTCGGACCGGCTCAAGCCCTGGGAGGTCATCGCGGAGCGCCTGCGCGCGGCGACCGCCGCCGACCTGGTGCTGGCGCTGTACAACCCCGGTTCGCGCAGCCGTACGTGGCAGGTGGGCAAGGCCCGCGAGCTCCTGCTGGAGCTGCGCGCCCCCGACACCCCGGTCGTCGTCGCGCGGGACGTGGGCGGTCCGGAGGAGTCCGTCCGGGTCCTGCCGCTCGCCGACCTGGACCCGGCCGAGGTCGACATGCGGACGCTGCTGCTGATCGGCTCCTCCCAGACGCAGGCCGTACGGCGCGGCGACGGGGCCACGGTGGCGTGGACGCCGCGGCGGTACCCGGAGAAGCCGCCGAGCGGCACCTGA
- the pip gene encoding prolyl aminopeptidase produces the protein MYPQSEPYEQGTLDVGDGNLLHWETHGAPSGKPALVVHGGPGSGSHRGAARHFDPARYRVVLFDQRGCGRSTPHASDPAADLTVNTTHHLLSDMERLRVHLGVDRWLLYGGSWGSTLLLAYAEAHPDRVTEIVVPAVTTTRRSEIAWLYEGVGRFFPEAWERFREGSGTDADTAADLVAAYARLTGHPDRAVREKATADWCAWEDAVVSPEGAGAPYADRPDADRLAMVRICAHYFSHGAWLEEGALLRDAHRLAGIPGVLVHGRLDLSSPLTTAWELARAWPDAELTVVADSGHLSTETTRAHVRAALDRFARDHTLP, from the coding sequence GTGTACCCGCAGAGCGAGCCGTACGAGCAGGGGACGCTCGACGTCGGAGACGGCAACCTCCTCCACTGGGAGACCCACGGCGCCCCTTCCGGCAAGCCCGCCCTCGTCGTCCACGGCGGGCCCGGTTCCGGCAGCCATCGGGGCGCCGCGCGCCACTTCGATCCGGCCCGCTACCGCGTCGTCCTGTTCGACCAGCGCGGCTGCGGTCGCAGCACTCCGCACGCGAGCGATCCCGCCGCCGACCTGACCGTCAACACCACGCACCACCTCCTCTCCGACATGGAACGGCTCCGCGTCCACCTGGGCGTCGACCGCTGGCTGCTGTACGGCGGTTCGTGGGGTTCGACGCTCCTGCTGGCGTACGCCGAGGCCCACCCGGATCGCGTCACGGAGATCGTCGTCCCGGCCGTCACGACGACCCGCCGCTCCGAGATCGCCTGGCTGTACGAAGGCGTGGGCCGGTTCTTCCCGGAGGCCTGGGAGCGTTTCCGGGAAGGTTCCGGCACCGACGCGGACACCGCCGCCGACCTGGTCGCCGCGTACGCCCGCCTGACCGGCCATCCCGACCGGGCCGTGCGGGAGAAGGCGACGGCCGACTGGTGCGCCTGGGAGGACGCGGTGGTGTCCCCGGAGGGGGCGGGTGCCCCGTACGCGGACAGGCCGGACGCCGACCGTCTCGCCATGGTCCGCATCTGCGCGCACTACTTCTCCCACGGCGCCTGGCTGGAGGAGGGTGCCCTGCTGCGTGACGCACACCGGCTCGCCGGCATCCCCGGCGTCCTCGTCCACGGCCGACTGGACCTGAGCAGCCCGCTCACCACCGCGTGGGAACTGGCCCGCGCGTGGCCGGACGCCGAACTGACCGTCGTGGCGGACTCCGGCCACCTGAGCACGGAGACGACACGCGCACACGTCCGCGCAGCCCTGGACCGCTTCGCCCGGGACCACACGCTCCCGTGA
- a CDS encoding cobalt-precorrin-6A reductase, with product MHVLILGGTTEGRRLAETLDADGVRVTSSLAGRVAGPKPLPGRVRVGGFGGADGLARWVREHQVDAVIDATHPFAGTISFNAARAAAVSHVPLLALRRPGWTPVEGDVWHPVASLEEAAGTVGRLGRRAFLTTGRMGLAAFADVPGVWFLVRSVDPPEPPHPARMEVLLDRGPFTLDGEREILRTHRIDVLVTKDSGGAATAPKLTAAREAGVPVVMVRRPPVPDGVPVAATVEEAAAWVAAG from the coding sequence ATGCATGTGTTGATCCTCGGCGGCACGACCGAGGGCCGTCGCCTGGCGGAGACGCTGGACGCGGACGGCGTCCGGGTGACCAGTTCGCTCGCGGGCCGGGTGGCCGGTCCGAAGCCGCTGCCGGGCCGGGTGAGGGTGGGCGGCTTCGGCGGTGCCGACGGTCTGGCCCGCTGGGTGCGGGAGCACCAGGTGGACGCGGTCATCGACGCCACTCACCCTTTCGCCGGGACGATCAGTTTCAACGCGGCGCGGGCCGCCGCCGTGTCCCATGTTCCCCTGCTCGCCCTGCGGCGCCCCGGGTGGACCCCTGTGGAGGGCGACGTCTGGCACCCGGTCGCGTCCCTGGAGGAGGCGGCGGGCACCGTGGGGCGGCTGGGACGCAGGGCGTTCCTGACCACCGGGCGCATGGGACTGGCGGCGTTCGCGGACGTACCCGGTGTGTGGTTCCTGGTCCGCTCGGTGGACCCGCCCGAGCCCCCGCATCCGGCGCGGATGGAGGTCCTGCTCGACCGGGGGCCCTTCACGCTGGACGGGGAGCGGGAGATCCTGCGGACGCACCGGATCGACGTGCTGGTCACCAAGGACAGCGGCGGCGCGGCCACGGCCCCGAAGCTGACGGCCGCCCGCGAGGCCGGCGTGCCGGTGGTGATGGTCCGCCGGCCGCCCGTCCCCGACGGCGTCCCGGTCGCGGCGACGGTCGAGGAGGCCGCGGCATGGGTGGCGGCCGGTTGA
- a CDS encoding VOC family protein → MSVELNHTIVAAKDRRESAEFLARVLGLEVGPELGPFLPVQTANGVTLDFATVPEEHITRQHYAFLVSEAEFDAAFERIRQEDIPYWADPHQERPGEINRNDGGRGLYFLDPSGHAMEILTRPYGSGGDPAS, encoded by the coding sequence GTGTCGGTAGAGCTCAACCACACCATCGTCGCCGCGAAGGACAGGCGGGAGTCCGCCGAGTTCCTCGCCCGCGTCCTCGGACTGGAGGTCGGCCCCGAACTGGGGCCGTTCCTGCCGGTGCAGACCGCCAACGGGGTCACCCTCGACTTCGCGACGGTCCCCGAGGAGCACATCACCAGGCAGCACTACGCGTTCCTCGTCTCGGAGGCCGAGTTCGACGCGGCCTTCGAGCGGATCCGGCAGGAGGACATCCCCTACTGGGCCGATCCGCACCAGGAGCGGCCCGGCGAGATCAACCGCAACGACGGCGGACGCGGACTGTACTTCCTGGACCCGTCCGGCCATGCCATGGAGATCCTCACCCGCCCGTACGGCAGCGGGGGCGACCCGGCTTCCTGA
- a CDS encoding cobalt-precorrin-5B (C(1))-methyltransferase — MSTSGGRSAQLKHTGLRPGWTTGACATAAATAAYTALLTGDFPDPVTITLPRGQTPAFALAAEEHGGSYAMAGVVKDAGDDPDVTHGALVRSTVRLLPPGSGVVFRAGSGVGTVTRPGLPLDVGEPAINPVPRQMIRDHVARVAAAHGGTGDVEVTVSVDNGEEIARSTWNGRLGILGGLSILGTTGIVVPYSCSAWIDSIRRGVDVARAAGRTHVAGCTGSTSERTVASLYGLPEDALLDMGDFAGAVLKYVRRHPVDRLTICGGFAKLSKLAAGHLDLHSARSQVDKALLADLAREVGADESLAAEVAGANTGLAALQLCAARGVPLGDRVAEAARDQALSVLRGAPVVVDVVCIDRAGTIVGRSAPR, encoded by the coding sequence ATGAGTACGAGCGGGGGGCGCAGCGCCCAACTCAAGCACACCGGTCTGCGGCCCGGCTGGACGACCGGTGCCTGCGCGACGGCGGCCGCCACCGCCGCCTACACCGCGTTGCTGACCGGGGACTTCCCCGATCCGGTGACGATCACCCTGCCGAGGGGGCAGACCCCGGCCTTCGCGCTCGCCGCGGAGGAGCACGGCGGCTCGTACGCGATGGCGGGCGTCGTGAAGGACGCCGGTGACGACCCGGACGTGACGCACGGGGCGCTCGTCCGCTCGACGGTACGGCTGCTGCCGCCCGGATCCGGCGTCGTCTTCCGCGCCGGATCCGGCGTCGGCACCGTCACCCGGCCGGGCCTGCCCCTCGACGTGGGGGAGCCCGCCATCAATCCGGTGCCGCGGCAGATGATCCGCGACCACGTGGCACGGGTCGCCGCCGCGCACGGCGGCACCGGCGACGTGGAGGTCACCGTCTCCGTGGACAACGGCGAGGAGATCGCCCGTTCCACGTGGAACGGGCGCCTCGGCATCCTCGGCGGCCTGTCCATCCTCGGCACGACCGGGATCGTCGTCCCGTACTCGTGCTCCGCGTGGATCGACTCCATCCGCCGCGGCGTGGACGTGGCGCGCGCCGCGGGCCGCACCCATGTCGCGGGATGCACGGGGTCGACCTCCGAGAGGACCGTCGCCTCCCTGTACGGCCTGCCGGAGGACGCCCTCCTCGACATGGGCGACTTCGCGGGCGCCGTACTGAAGTACGTCCGCCGCCACCCGGTGGACCGGCTGACCATCTGCGGCGGCTTCGCGAAGCTGTCCAAGCTGGCGGCGGGCCACCTGGACCTGCACTCGGCACGCTCCCAGGTCGACAAGGCGCTCCTCGCGGACCTGGCCCGCGAGGTGGGCGCCGACGAGTCCCTCGCCGCCGAGGTCGCCGGCGCCAACACGGGCCTGGCGGCCCTCCAGCTCTGCGCCGCCCGGGGCGTCCCCCTGGGCGACCGGGTCGCGGAGGCCGCCCGGGACCAGGCGCTGTCCGTCCTGCGCGGCGCACCGGTCGTGGTCGACGTCGTCTGCATCGACCGTGCGGGCACGATCGTGGGCCGCAGCGCCCCCCGCTAG
- a CDS encoding cobalamin biosynthesis protein CobG, translating to MLAAMPPSRSKPRNGGENPIRDRVRDRADACPGALRLHRADDGGLARLRLPTGVLTPRQVGALADAADRLGDGRIGVTSRGNIDLRGLPDDCGLALAELLGEAGLLPSAAHERVRNMVVSPLCGLDELGLGDALAWARELDALLCAAPWTTGLSGRFLFAVDDGRGDVAGLGGDVTLLAEPGDRALVRIGGLAWRVAARDAPRAALAAAEAFLAAAREAGTGAWRVAELPGGSVRTAVAERLDAAGVAASPTPAEAPPVSAPPEPGLVGEGAVAVVAPLGRVGSEQFRALAERPAGEVRVTPWRGFVVAGLPGRAAAEERLAALDGAGYLTRPGSPWLTVTACTGRPGCGKALADVRADARPLDVAPGTPAHWSGCERRCGHPQGDWVDVLATGDGTYDITVRTRRDNDDAQAQR from the coding sequence ATGCTCGCCGCCATGCCGCCCAGCCGCTCAAAGCCCCGGAACGGGGGCGAAAACCCCATACGGGACCGTGTCCGCGACCGTGCCGACGCGTGCCCCGGCGCTCTGCGCCTGCACCGCGCGGACGACGGCGGTCTGGCCCGGCTGCGGCTCCCCACCGGAGTCCTGACGCCCCGGCAGGTGGGCGCCCTGGCCGACGCGGCGGACCGGCTGGGCGACGGCCGGATCGGCGTCACCTCACGCGGCAACATCGACCTGCGCGGCCTTCCCGACGACTGCGGCCTCGCCCTCGCGGAGCTGCTCGGCGAGGCGGGACTGCTGCCGTCGGCGGCGCACGAGCGGGTGCGGAACATGGTCGTCTCGCCTCTGTGCGGACTGGACGAGCTGGGCCTCGGGGACGCCCTGGCGTGGGCGCGGGAACTCGACGCGCTGCTGTGCGCCGCGCCCTGGACGACGGGCCTGTCCGGGCGCTTCCTGTTCGCCGTGGACGACGGGCGCGGGGACGTGGCCGGGCTGGGCGGCGATGTGACGTTGCTCGCAGAGCCGGGGGACCGCGCCCTGGTACGGATCGGGGGCCTGGCCTGGCGGGTGGCCGCGCGGGACGCCCCGCGGGCCGCGCTGGCCGCCGCGGAGGCGTTCCTGGCGGCGGCCCGGGAGGCCGGCACGGGCGCCTGGCGGGTGGCCGAACTGCCCGGCGGGTCCGTGCGGACCGCGGTGGCGGAGCGTCTGGACGCTGCCGGAGTGGCCGCGTCGCCGACCCCGGCGGAGGCGCCGCCGGTGTCCGCGCCGCCGGAGCCCGGCCTGGTCGGCGAGGGTGCCGTGGCGGTCGTGGCTCCGCTGGGGAGGGTCGGCAGCGAGCAGTTCCGCGCCCTGGCGGAGAGGCCCGCCGGCGAGGTGCGGGTGACGCCGTGGCGGGGCTTCGTCGTGGCGGGCCTGCCCGGTCGCGCGGCGGCGGAGGAGCGGCTCGCGGCCCTGGACGGCGCCGGGTACCTCACCCGCCCCGGCTCGCCCTGGCTGACGGTCACCGCCTGCACGGGGCGGCCGGGCTGCGGCAAGGCGCTGGCGGACGTGCGGGCGGACGCCCGGCCGCTGGACGTGGCGCCCGGGACGCCCGCGCACTGGTCCGGGTGCGAGCGGCGGTGCGGCCATCCGCAGGGCGACTGGGTGGACGTACTGGCCACCGGAGACGGCACGTACGACATCACCGTACGGACCCGACGAGACAACGACGACGCACAGGCACAGAGATGA